In Actinomycetes bacterium, the genomic stretch GAGCACCCGGGCGAGGGTGATGTGTTCGAACTCGCGCAGGTAGCTCAGGTCGTCCTGGACGGACAGACCGCTCTCACGCACCCAAACGAGCGCTTCGCCCGACTCCCCTCGCGCGAGGTGCAGCCGGGCCTTCAGGGCCGGGATCGGTCGGACGTTGGGGAAGCAGTCACTCACGTACACGCGCTCGGCCTCGTCGAGCAGGTGGAGCGCGCCGACCGGATCACCTTCGGCCGTCCGGATCCGAGCCGCCGCGACCCGCGACCGATAGCGGTACTGGGGCAGCCCGATGGGCCCACCGAGCTCCTGGCTCCGAAGGAGGGCCTGCGTGGCGGCAGGCAGGTCGTCGCTTTCGAGCCGGAGCTCGCTCATCCCCTCGTACATGTCTGCCGTTCCCCGCAGAATCGGCCCTCCTTCCAAGGGTGCACGCCTCAAAGCGTTCTCGTAGGTGCGGATGGCCTCGCTGAGACGCCCCTGCGCAAGCCGAATGTCCGCCAGCGCTAACGCGCACCCGAAGGTGTCGGCCGTATGCCCGGCCTGAAGCAGGCCGGCCACGCATTCGGTGTACCACCGATGGGCCGCCTCGAGGTCCCCGCTCGCCCAGTAGGCGAGCCCCAGCAAGCCCGCTGCGCCAGCACGGACGAGGTGGTCGTCCTCCGGCGACAGATCGAACGCCCGTTGGGCGTCCCTCACGGTACTGACCCCATCGCCGCGAGTCAGGGCCAGTGCGGTCCGGTACAGCTCGATCACCGCTGGGAGCCGGCGGAACTCCTCGTCGTCAAGGATCTCGGCCGGTGGAGTGGGCGATCGCCCACGGATACCTGTGGTGGTGTCCAGCCGCCGCTCGGAGTCCCTCAGCCGGTCCTCAACGCCCTCGATCTCGCCGACAGCCAGCATCGCCCCGGCGAACCCAACGGCGAGCACGGGCCGGGCACGGACCACCACAGGGCCTT encodes the following:
- a CDS encoding LuxR C-terminal-related transcriptional regulator; the protein is MLAVGFAGAMLAVGEIEGVEDRLRDSERRLDTTTGIRGRSPTPPAEILDDEEFRRLPAVIELYRTALALTRGDGVSTVRDAQRAFDLSPEDDHLVRAGAAGLLGLAYWASGDLEAAHRWYTECVAGLLQAGHTADTFGCALALADIRLAQGRLSEAIRTYENALRRAPLEGGPILRGTADMYEGMSELRLESDDLPAATQALLRSQELGGPIGLPQYRYRSRVAAARIRTAEGDPVGALHLLDEAERVYVSDCFPNVRPIPALKARLHLARGESGEALVWVRESGLSVQDDLSYLREFEHITLARVLLAGCATEGSQPALHEVTQFLERLLTAAKEGAGREASSSSGCFCRSPTRNEGTALPRSHHWNAVTLAEPEGCVRVIVDEGPPMASLLKGLAKQATARDYVRRLHAAITTLEHRPADRPGLIEPLSERELDVLRLLGTDLDGPDIAQELLVSLSTVRTHTQKIYAKLGVNNRRAAVRVAEELNLLPRSGGR